The genomic DNA AGCCAGTTCTGCGTGGAGAGTTCCGCATCGGTCAATGATTCCGCACGAGCTAGAGGTTGCTCGGGATCCAAACCTTCTAAACTCAGTTCCAGTGTCTCGGACGTATTGTATCCCCAGGTGAGCAATCGCTGCTGTCGTTTTCCGATGTCCGAAGCTTCGACCGGATCGATATCCAGCGAAAACTGTCGTCCGGTTCTCAACACCGGTTGAGCCAGAAACTGCAAGGAGAGAGTATCTCCCATTAAAAACTTCGAGACGGCCGTCGATTCGGCCGCTTCATCGAACATCAGCATCGTCTGATCTTCATCGAGGGCCAGAATCGAGCCGGCATCGTTGTTTGTGCTCGATGTTCCTGACGTTTCCGTTGCAGGAAGTTCCCCGGCAATCGACTGCAGATCCCACTCCAGTTGACGCAGCAAATTACGTCCTGTCTCTGCCAGATGCACGCTCTGTCCCGATTCCGACTCCACCTGATACACAATGAGTATCAACCCACTGATTCCCAACAGCACCAGCGAAGTCAGCGCAGCAGCAAGCACCAGTTCCAGTAAAGTGAAACCGTCGTTCGAATAAGAGGGTTGCTGCTTTGAAATCTTCACAGCGATTCTTCCACCTCTTCGGGCACGTACAGATACCGCGTCAACGAAACATCGGCATCAATCCGCTCATTATTGTTGAGGTGTTTCACCCGCACTGTCGTTACAAATAATGTCGTCCAGTCGGTATCAGTTGAGCTGACGGAGTAGGTCCATTGAGGATCTTCATTCAAGACTTCATTAGCGACTTCGCTCGGTATCGTCTGGCTGGCGACCAGTTCCGCAAGTATCGATTCTGCATACACCAGAGCTTCAGTCTCGCGAGTTGCCTGGGTCGAACCGAGACGAGCCGATTCCAGCAATTGAGCCAGCATCCCGGCTGAAATCGCCAGAATGGTCAGTGAGATCACAACCTCGAATAACGAGAACGCATTGCGAGAATGATTTAACCGATTCATGGCCTGAGAGCCTCCAGTCGATCCGGCGTATGCTGATCGATCGAAACA from Rubinisphaera italica includes the following:
- a CDS encoding prepilin-type N-terminal cleavage/methylation domain-containing protein produces the protein MKISKQQPSYSNDGFTLLELVLAAALTSLVLLGISGLILIVYQVESESGQSVHLAETGRNLLRQLEWDLQSIAGELPATETSGTSSTNNDAGSILALDEDQTMLMFDEAAESTAVSKFLMGDTLSLQFLAQPVLRTGRQFSLDIDPVEASDIGKRQQRLLTWGYNTSETLELSLEGLDPEQPLARAESLTDAELSTQNWLDALAVPELVEMQFLYFDGESWLEEWDSDLDGGLPAAIEVTVLLQSVGNENAVPFSMSRTIALPTSRFAAASAESGL
- a CDS encoding type IV pilus modification PilV family protein gives rise to the protein MNRLNHSRNAFSLFEVVISLTILAISAGMLAQLLESARLGSTQATRETEALVYAESILAELVASQTIPSEVANEVLNEDPQWTYSVSSTDTDWTTLFVTTVRVKHLNNNERIDADVSLTRYLYVPEEVEESL